One genomic segment of Acidiferrobacteraceae bacterium includes these proteins:
- a CDS encoding ATP-binding protein, whose protein sequence is MGSKTKKASRPVHSLAAADQAAVQAQNWKLLQQFNLYRLILALALVGAASAGAAAVFGLRFKLLFLITSGSYSALALVAIFAIRWRWFGFVLLTTLLVLTDIASISLLMFASGGLGSGLGLLLLVSVAECSVLMGRRTTMFFASLATIAALGEHSAGALIGSANELSDVIHGFPKVGVLGIGLFITATLGNSLASRLRSTAALAERQSRDLASLANINDLIIERMQSGVLVCDTTGILRQMNRAARTFLGLDDLSLGHSLAKVAPDLAAEMVQWRKNPVLHGRQLVRTDAGYTLLPRFIVLGSETNHLGFLIFLDNTEVLKQQAQQLKMAALARLTASIAHEIRNPLAAITHAAQLLKETVSEGSDDARLIKIIENHGQRMNVIVENITQLARRDHSEPRRLRLHPWLNEFVNQYVQGAHIPREAIRVLPEGQNVESCFDQDQLYQVVGNLCQNALRHSPPFSGEALIELRVGMDAQERPILEVLDRGPGVPPENRETIFDPFFTTSPGGTGLGLYISRELCEGNGGRLDYLPRGESGSNFRITMAPAKECSEQTIK, encoded by the coding sequence ATGGGGAGCAAGACAAAAAAGGCGAGCAGACCCGTACACTCGCTGGCGGCAGCCGACCAGGCAGCTGTACAAGCGCAGAACTGGAAACTGTTGCAGCAGTTCAATCTGTACCGCCTGATCCTTGCCCTGGCCCTGGTGGGCGCCGCGTCGGCCGGCGCCGCTGCGGTTTTTGGTCTCCGGTTCAAGCTCCTGTTCCTGATAACGAGCGGAAGCTACAGCGCGCTTGCGCTGGTCGCGATCTTCGCCATCCGATGGCGCTGGTTCGGATTCGTTCTTCTGACCACGTTACTGGTCCTGACAGACATCGCCTCGATTTCCCTGCTGATGTTTGCCAGTGGCGGGCTGGGCAGCGGCCTGGGCTTGCTGCTGCTCGTCTCCGTCGCCGAGTGCAGCGTGCTGATGGGACGCCGCACGACCATGTTTTTCGCCTCACTCGCCACGATCGCAGCGCTCGGGGAACACTCCGCCGGGGCGCTGATCGGGAGCGCCAATGAACTATCGGATGTCATCCACGGCTTTCCAAAGGTTGGGGTTCTGGGCATTGGTCTTTTCATCACCGCAACTCTCGGCAACTCCCTGGCGTCCCGTCTGCGCAGCACCGCCGCCCTGGCGGAGCGCCAGAGTCGCGATCTGGCCAGCCTGGCAAACATCAATGACCTGATTATCGAAAGGATGCAGTCCGGGGTTCTGGTTTGCGACACAACCGGTATTCTTCGGCAAATGAACCGTGCGGCCCGTACCTTCCTGGGACTGGACGATCTGTCGCTTGGCCACTCGCTTGCGAAAGTCGCTCCGGACCTCGCGGCAGAAATGGTCCAGTGGCGGAAGAACCCGGTTCTGCATGGCCGCCAGCTGGTTCGCACGGACGCGGGCTACACGCTACTGCCCCGCTTCATTGTTCTCGGGAGCGAAACGAATCATCTTGGCTTCCTGATTTTCCTCGACAATACCGAGGTCCTGAAGCAACAGGCCCAGCAGTTGAAGATGGCGGCGCTCGCGCGCCTCACCGCCAGCATCGCCCACGAGATCCGCAACCCCCTTGCGGCGATCACCCACGCCGCGCAACTGCTGAAGGAAACCGTCAGCGAAGGCTCGGATGACGCCCGCCTGATCAAGATCATCGAGAACCACGGACAGCGCATGAATGTCATCGTTGAGAACATCACCCAGCTGGCCCGCCGTGACCACAGCGAACCCCGGCGGCTGCGACTGCATCCGTGGCTCAACGAATTCGTCAATCAGTATGTCCAGGGGGCCCACATACCGCGGGAGGCCATCCGCGTACTGCCGGAAGGACAGAACGTCGAAAGCTGCTTCGATCAGGACCAGCTGTACCAGGTGGTCGGCAACCTGTGCCAGAACGCCCTGCGCCACAGCCCCCCCTTCTCCGGAGAAGCCCTGATCGAACTGCGGGTAGGCATGGACGCCCAGGAACGTCCTATACTGGAAGTATTGGACCGCGGGCCCGGAGTCCCGCCGGAAAACCGGGAGACGATCTTCGATCCTTTTTTCACGACCTCGCCCGGAGGGACGGGGCTTGGACTATATATATCCAGAGAGCTGTGCGAGGGAAATGGGGGACGGCTGGACTACCTGCCAAGGGGAGAGAGCGGGAGCAACTTCCGGATCACCATGGCACCAGCCAAGGAATGTAGCGAGCAGACCATCAAATGA
- a CDS encoding PP0621 family protein gives MGYLLRLILLLIVGWIIWRFLKRTLSNDSSRPPAKRQSSADMVACAHCGLHIPRDEAVYRDNKPYCSRAHLEADSRN, from the coding sequence ATGGGTTACCTTCTGCGCCTGATCCTTCTTCTGATTGTCGGCTGGATCATCTGGCGCTTTCTGAAACGCACCCTCTCGAACGATTCCTCACGACCTCCCGCGAAGCGGCAGTCTTCGGCGGACATGGTCGCTTGCGCACACTGCGGCCTGCACATCCCGCGGGACGAGGCGGTCTACCGCGACAACAAGCCTTATTGCTCGCGGGCCCATCTCGAGGCCGATTCCAGGAACTAA
- a CDS encoding polyprenyl synthetase family protein encodes MRQSTVQTPAIQIDIDAIRKLVADDLNALDEEIRRRLASDVVLIQQLAAHIINSGGKRLRPLLVILAARACRHQGPEVALLAAIIEFIHTATLLHDDVVDASELRRGQSTANALFGNEASVLVGDFLYSRSFQMMVVLNDLRIMDVLAGTTNTIAEGEVMQLMNCNNPDTTEDEYMAVIRGKTAKLFEAATRLGALVAGADESLQEDLGRYGLNLGNAFQLIDDVLDYHGSQEKMGKQIGDDLAEGKPTLPLIHAMRVGDANQRTLIRNAIENADRDAIDAVLTAIESTGSITYTARQAELHAETARQALSVIPESPYKQALLDLTYYSIHRNH; translated from the coding sequence ATGCGCCAAAGCACCGTTCAGACCCCTGCCATCCAGATCGATATCGATGCCATCCGCAAGCTGGTGGCGGACGATCTGAATGCCCTGGATGAGGAGATTCGCCGCCGCCTGGCGTCGGATGTGGTCCTGATCCAGCAGCTGGCGGCCCATATCATTAATAGTGGTGGCAAGCGGCTCAGACCCCTGCTGGTGATCCTGGCTGCCCGGGCCTGCCGCCACCAGGGCCCGGAAGTGGCCCTGCTGGCGGCGATCATCGAATTCATCCACACCGCCACCCTGCTGCACGACGACGTGGTAGACGCGTCCGAACTGCGACGGGGCCAGTCCACAGCCAATGCGCTGTTCGGCAACGAGGCCAGTGTGCTGGTGGGGGATTTCCTGTATTCCCGCTCCTTCCAGATGATGGTGGTCCTGAACGACCTGCGCATCATGGACGTTCTCGCCGGCACGACCAACACCATTGCCGAAGGCGAGGTGATGCAGTTAATGAACTGCAACAACCCCGACACCACAGAAGACGAGTACATGGCCGTGATTCGCGGCAAGACGGCCAAGCTGTTCGAGGCGGCGACCCGGCTGGGTGCCCTGGTCGCGGGAGCCGATGAATCCCTGCAGGAAGATCTGGGCCGCTACGGTCTCAACCTCGGAAACGCCTTCCAGCTGATTGACGACGTACTCGACTACCACGGTAGCCAGGAAAAGATGGGCAAACAGATCGGGGACGATCTGGCCGAGGGCAAGCCCACCCTGCCGCTGATCCACGCCATGCGCGTCGGCGACGCGAATCAACGGACTCTGATCAGAAACGCCATCGAAAACGCGGACCGCGATGCCATCGATGCCGTGCTGACCGCCATTGAATCGACCGGGTCCATCACGTACACTGCGCGCCAAGCCGAGTTGCACGCCGAAACCGCGCGCCAGGCCCTGTCGGTGATTCCCGAGTCGCCGTACAAGCAGGCACTTCTCGATCTGACGTATTACTCCATACATCGCAACCACTGA
- the rplU gene encoding 50S ribosomal protein L21, translated as MYAVIETGGKQYRVSAGDVLRVEKISAEPGESVNLDRVLMVGEGDQVKVGTPLVSGASVTAKVRGHGRDKKVLIFKMRRRKNYRLHQGHRQYYTELEITGIGGA; from the coding sequence ATGTACGCAGTAATCGAGACAGGCGGCAAGCAATATCGCGTCAGCGCGGGCGATGTGCTGCGCGTGGAAAAGATCTCCGCCGAGCCCGGCGAGAGCGTGAATCTCGACCGTGTGCTGATGGTGGGCGAGGGCGACCAGGTCAAGGTGGGTACTCCGCTGGTGAGCGGCGCCTCGGTTACCGCCAAGGTGCGGGGCCACGGCCGCGACAAGAAGGTCCTGATTTTCAAGATGCGCCGGCGCAAGAACTATCGCCTGCACCAGGGCCATCGCCAGTACTACACCGAGCTTGAAATTACCGGAATCGGCGGCGCCTGA
- the rpmA gene encoding 50S ribosomal protein L27, with product MAHKKAGGSSRNGRDSESKRLGVKRYAGEHVLAGNILVRQRGTKFHPGVNVGKGKDDTLFAKAEGQVVFGRKGPKGRKIVSVTPA from the coding sequence ATGGCACACAAGAAAGCAGGCGGCAGCTCCCGTAACGGCCGCGATTCAGAATCCAAGCGCCTTGGCGTGAAGCGCTATGCCGGCGAGCACGTGCTCGCGGGCAACATCCTGGTGCGCCAGCGCGGCACCAAGTTTCACCCCGGCGTGAACGTGGGCAAGGGCAAGGACGACACCCTGTTCGCCAAGGCCGAGGGCCAGGTGGTGTTCGGTCGCAAGGGCCCGAAGGGTCGCAAGATCGTGAGCGTCACCCCCGCCTGA